In Marivirga salinae, a single window of DNA contains:
- the pckA gene encoding phosphoenolpyruvate carboxykinase (ATP), whose amino-acid sequence MKEFGLKSAKSGLESLGLKNVAEAYWNLSPAELTEHALANKEGVLTDTGALMCDTGKFTGRSPKDKFIVKDDRTKDTVWWGDINIPFSEEKFDALHQKMLKFLENKRVYVRDAYAGADKTYRLNLRVVNTQAWHNLFCYNMFLRPENYKLETFEPTFTIINAPEFEADPEVDGTRQKNFAIINFSKNIILIGGTGYAGEMKKGIFSVLNYTLPTDHKVLSMHCSANMSEKADGDTAIFFGLSGTGKTTLSADENRGLIGDDEHGWTENGVFNFEGGCYAKTIDLTEEKEPQIFKAIKFGAIVENTRFIPGTRTVDYENTEVTQNTRTAYPIHHIDNAVSPSIGGIPKNIFFLTCDAYGVLPPISKLSKGQAMYHFISGYTAKVAGTEAGVTEPQTVFSACFGAPFLPLHPTQYAEMLGKKMDEQKVTVWLINTGWSGGPYGVGSRMKLKYTRAMITAALNGGLDEVGYRNHSIFGCAIPATCPDVPSEVLSPRETWKNDKGYYEMANKLAGEFNANFKKFEDFANDEIMDGAPKPNLSKV is encoded by the coding sequence ATGAAGGAATTTGGATTAAAATCCGCTAAATCCGGTTTAGAAAGCCTGGGTTTAAAAAATGTAGCTGAGGCTTACTGGAACCTCAGTCCTGCTGAATTGACTGAGCATGCTTTGGCCAACAAAGAAGGAGTTCTTACTGACACAGGTGCATTGATGTGCGATACGGGTAAGTTTACTGGTCGTTCTCCTAAGGATAAATTCATCGTTAAGGATGACAGAACAAAAGATACTGTTTGGTGGGGTGATATTAACATTCCTTTCAGCGAAGAAAAATTTGATGCCCTTCACCAGAAAATGCTCAAATTCCTAGAAAATAAAAGAGTGTATGTAAGAGATGCTTACGCTGGTGCTGACAAAACTTACAGATTAAATTTAAGAGTAGTTAATACGCAAGCATGGCATAATTTATTTTGCTATAACATGTTCTTAAGACCAGAGAATTATAAACTGGAAACTTTTGAACCTACGTTTACGATCATCAATGCTCCAGAATTTGAAGCTGACCCTGAAGTAGATGGAACTCGTCAGAAAAACTTTGCCATCATCAATTTTTCTAAAAATATAATTTTAATTGGTGGTACAGGTTATGCTGGAGAAATGAAAAAAGGAATTTTCTCTGTGTTAAATTATACTTTACCAACTGACCACAAAGTATTATCTATGCACTGCTCAGCTAATATGAGCGAGAAAGCGGATGGTGATACTGCTATTTTCTTCGGTTTATCTGGTACAGGAAAAACCACTTTATCAGCAGATGAAAACAGAGGTTTGATTGGTGATGATGAACATGGTTGGACTGAGAATGGCGTTTTCAACTTTGAAGGTGGTTGCTATGCTAAAACCATTGATTTAACTGAAGAGAAAGAGCCGCAAATTTTCAAAGCAATAAAATTTGGTGCAATAGTAGAAAATACTCGTTTTATCCCTGGAACAAGAACTGTGGATTATGAAAACACAGAAGTTACTCAAAATACTAGAACGGCCTACCCTATTCATCATATAGATAATGCTGTTTCACCTTCTATTGGTGGAATTCCTAAAAATATTTTCTTTTTGACTTGTGATGCCTATGGAGTTCTACCTCCAATATCAAAGCTATCAAAAGGTCAGGCAATGTATCATTTCATATCTGGTTATACTGCAAAAGTAGCAGGAACTGAGGCTGGAGTTACTGAGCCGCAAACTGTTTTCAGTGCATGTTTCGGAGCTCCTTTCCTTCCATTACACCCAACACAATATGCAGAAATGCTAGGAAAGAAAATGGACGAACAGAAAGTTACAGTTTGGTTAATCAATACTGGTTGGTCAGGTGGTCCTTATGGCGTTGGTTCAAGAATGAAATTGAAATACACAAGAGCTATGATCACAGCTGCCTTAAATGGTGGTTTAGATGAAGTAGGATATAGAAATCACTCTATCTTTGGTTGTGCTATTCCTGCAACATGTCCAGATGTTCCTTCTGAAGTATTAAGCCCAAGAGAAACTTGGAAAAATGACAAGGGATATTATGAAATGGCTAATAAATTAGCTGGTGAATTTAATGCAAACTTCAAGAAGTTTGAAGATTTCGCTAATGATGAGATTATGGACGGAGCACCTAAGCCCAACCTTTCAAAGGTTTAA